A part of Geothrix oryzae genomic DNA contains:
- a CDS encoding sigma-54-dependent transcriptional regulator, whose translation MATPLRVLVVDDDPGMRDGMAMSLKRSGFFAEQARGGEEALRMVRPGAYDAVVTDLRMPGMDGLQLTARLKAVDPALPVLLITAFGSLETAREAMRLGAFDFLSKPFSPEELTLALNKALKSEGHLKAEEPAQAPVILTQDPVLGETLALARRAADSRATILIQAESGTGKELLAKLIHGSSPRRSGPFVAINCAAIPENLLESELFGYEKGAFTGATGTKAGRFEQADGGTLVLDEVGELPLGLQGKLLRVLQERTVDRLGGTRPIPVDVRLIALTNRDLQAEVKAGRFREDLYYRLNVIPLDLPPLRDRPGDLNLLASHFAERYARENERPVPELVPSFFAALTRHPWAGNIRELENVIQRCVVLSQGRRLSQQDLRWLLPAEAFEDLPDDPPESLAIEPWAPPAASSAAAPARRETAAAPPGTAPAGAVIADPQKPLVGVPMGTPVVLPLGLSLPELERFWLLSTLSALKGNRTHAAEQLDIALRTVRNKINEYKADGYAIPASQRGRDED comes from the coding sequence ATGGCGACTCCCCTTCGGGTGCTGGTGGTGGACGACGATCCCGGGATGCGGGATGGCATGGCCATGAGCCTCAAACGGTCCGGGTTCTTCGCGGAACAGGCCCGGGGCGGCGAGGAGGCCCTGCGCATGGTGCGGCCCGGCGCCTACGATGCCGTGGTCACGGACCTGCGCATGCCCGGCATGGACGGCCTGCAGCTCACGGCCCGCCTCAAGGCGGTGGACCCGGCCCTGCCCGTCCTGCTCATCACTGCGTTCGGCAGCCTGGAGACCGCACGGGAGGCCATGCGCCTGGGCGCCTTCGACTTCCTCTCCAAGCCCTTCAGCCCCGAGGAACTCACCCTCGCCCTGAACAAGGCGCTCAAGTCCGAGGGCCACCTCAAGGCCGAAGAGCCGGCCCAGGCCCCGGTGATCCTCACCCAGGATCCCGTGCTGGGCGAGACGCTGGCCCTGGCCCGCCGGGCCGCGGACAGCCGCGCCACCATCCTCATCCAGGCCGAAAGCGGCACCGGCAAGGAGCTGCTGGCCAAGCTCATCCACGGCTCCAGCCCGCGCCGCAGCGGCCCCTTCGTGGCCATCAACTGCGCGGCCATCCCCGAGAACCTGCTGGAATCCGAGCTGTTCGGTTACGAGAAGGGCGCCTTCACCGGCGCCACGGGCACCAAGGCCGGGCGCTTCGAGCAGGCCGACGGCGGCACCCTGGTGCTGGACGAAGTGGGCGAGCTGCCGCTGGGACTCCAGGGCAAGCTGCTGCGCGTGCTTCAGGAGCGCACGGTGGACCGCCTGGGCGGCACCCGTCCCATTCCCGTGGATGTGCGGCTCATCGCGCTCACCAACCGCGACCTCCAGGCCGAGGTGAAGGCCGGGCGCTTCCGCGAGGACCTCTACTACCGCCTGAATGTGATCCCCCTGGACCTGCCCCCCCTGCGCGACCGGCCGGGTGACCTGAACCTGTTGGCCTCCCACTTCGCCGAGCGGTACGCCCGGGAGAACGAGCGCCCCGTGCCCGAGCTGGTCCCCAGCTTCTTCGCCGCCCTCACGCGCCATCCCTGGGCCGGCAACATCCGCGAGCTGGAGAATGTCATCCAGCGCTGCGTGGTGCTGAGCCAGGGCCGCCGCCTCAGCCAGCAGGACCTCCGCTGGCTGCTGCCGGCCGAAGCTTTCGAGGATCTGCCCGACGACCCCCCCGAAAGCCTGGCCATCGAGCCCTGGGCGCCCCCCGCCGCCAGCAGCGCGGCGGCACCCGCCCGGCGCGAAACGGCGGCCGCCCCCCCCGGTACCGCGCCCGCCGGTGCCGTGATCGCCGATCCCCAGAAGCCCCTCGTCGGCGTGCCCATGGGTACCCCCGTGGTGCTCCCCTTGGGCCTGAGCCTGCCTGAACTCGAGCGCTTCTGGCTGCTCTCCACCCTCAGCGCCCTGAAGGGCAACCGCACCCACGCCG
- a CDS encoding helix-turn-helix domain-containing protein: MPGHARWGAHLDALVARAEGLWVHGPAGSGVSTLAAELARRRGAPWIEAGEEPDAGTWLTTHPGGVIAARHPAPEGLACLDLALPEVEEHPEAIPALLAALAVEEGLEGPLPPALGTLPCPGNLRELRNRILRWKLLGQLPEPGPAGPPRFEAEDLATNLHELERFLLHRALRRAYGNRVEAAARLGVSRRQLYLLIRRHGDPVRGESGAGDLPQRLRKRRPPQNSSPGPGTR, encoded by the coding sequence TTGCCGGGCCATGCCCGCTGGGGCGCCCATCTGGACGCGCTGGTGGCCCGCGCCGAAGGGCTGTGGGTTCACGGCCCCGCGGGCTCCGGCGTCTCCACGCTGGCGGCCGAGCTCGCCCGGCGCCGCGGGGCGCCGTGGATCGAAGCCGGGGAGGAACCCGATGCGGGGACCTGGCTCACCACCCATCCAGGGGGCGTGATCGCCGCCCGGCACCCGGCCCCCGAGGGGCTCGCCTGCCTGGATCTGGCCCTGCCGGAGGTGGAGGAGCATCCCGAGGCCATTCCGGCCCTCCTGGCAGCCCTCGCCGTCGAGGAGGGCCTGGAGGGGCCTCTGCCCCCGGCCCTGGGCACCCTGCCCTGCCCGGGCAACCTGCGGGAACTGCGGAACCGGATCCTGCGCTGGAAGCTGCTGGGTCAGCTGCCCGAGCCCGGTCCCGCGGGGCCGCCGCGCTTCGAAGCCGAGGACCTGGCCACCAACCTGCATGAACTGGAGCGCTTCCTCCTGCATCGCGCCCTGCGCCGGGCCTACGGGAACCGGGTGGAGGCCGCCGCGCGCCTCGGGGTGAGCCGCCGCCAGCTCTACCTGCTCATCCGCCGCCACGGCGATCCCGTCCGGGGCGAATCCGGCGCTGGGGACCTCCCCCAGCGACTCCGGAAGCGCCGCCCCCCCCAAAACTCCAGTCCCGGCCCCGGCACCCGATAA
- the dnaE gene encoding DNA polymerase III subunit alpha, whose amino-acid sequence MSFAHLHLHTEHSLLDGLTRIPDLVKKCRASGMPAVAVTDHGNMFGMMKLYDACEKTRDAEGNWAVKPILGCEVYVAPKTRFDRKLEAKNTTGEEGLEDCVDPSGSRDAGYHLVLLAKNPVGFANLSKLVSAGFTEGFYYKPRIDKDILREHSEGLIALSACLGGEVQARILQNRLDQAERVSRDFRDIFGEDFYLEIQDQGFDKEREIIPYQMELAKKLGIPLVATNDAHYLNHEDADLHDTLLCIGTKTTKAKEKRMRFSTDQFFVKTPEEMRAVFPDHPEYLERTLEIAAKIDLFPITRKPVTPRFPVPEGYDLESYFLHVAKETFEQRLVECRPLWQAGALKHAEDEYRARLAFELDMILKMGFPGYFLLVWDFIRKAREMGVPVGPGRGSAAGSIVAWSMKITDIDPMQYDLLFERFLNPERVSMPDVDIDFCRDGRQKVIDYVTEKYGQDKVSNIVTINQLKTKAVIKDVARVFEKDFAFANNLTKLVPQEPGKPITVGEALEKSDKLRELYESDPEVRNILDISARLEGLSRNTGVHAAGVIIAPDELTQFAPLSMDKDKKVMVQYTMIEAERAGLLKMDFLGLETLTQIAKTQEVIARRHGQPKDMTTIRTFDDRKTFELFAAGDTDGVFQFESGGMKQLLRQLGPDRFDDLIALNALFRPGPLGAGMGTTYVERRHGREPVTYMFPDLEPILAPTYGVILYQEQVMQIASLVAGYSLGEADMLRRAMGKKDKEKMAKEKTKFIEQGAARGYDKAKVAEMFDLIEYFAGYGFNKSHSAAYAMVAYETAYLKANYPVEFMAGLLSTKSGRTDDVAKYVQNCRERGIEVLGPDINQSALDFTATSERQIRFGFAAVKGLGEAALQAILEAREAEGGFKDLFHALKSTDLQKANRKVWESLIKAGAFDSLEPNRAALIEGLPGAVSAASRSGGDEGMTSLFDDAELASLSEDWRVPENVEPWDRKTRLAAEREVLGLFVSGHPLEEFADAIQVHTHGTLSKILEDVASGRLRDRNEVTLGAMVSTVAFKTNQKGEPWAILQVEDPAGKMEVLLMASKWDPVTKKPGRRPFEQYGHLALPEAMLRITGELRVETIQANGNGNGNGDSEEEEEQTVVKVFATLLEPLERFQGQGFTGALVRLPPGECPPRLAALLGDHRGDLPVTFEYRSKEGLVARVRASRDLRLKHDPDLAEKLAKETGCSLTWTY is encoded by the coding sequence ATGAGCTTCGCCCATCTCCACCTGCACACCGAACATTCGCTCCTCGACGGCCTGACCCGCATTCCCGATCTCGTGAAGAAGTGCCGGGCCTCCGGCATGCCCGCCGTGGCCGTCACCGACCACGGGAACATGTTCGGCATGATGAAGCTCTACGACGCCTGCGAAAAGACAAGGGATGCCGAGGGCAACTGGGCGGTGAAGCCCATCCTGGGCTGCGAAGTCTATGTGGCTCCCAAGACCCGCTTCGACCGCAAGCTCGAGGCCAAGAACACCACCGGTGAAGAGGGCCTGGAGGACTGCGTGGATCCCAGCGGATCGCGCGACGCGGGCTACCACCTGGTGCTGCTGGCCAAGAATCCCGTGGGCTTCGCGAACCTCTCGAAGCTGGTATCGGCGGGCTTCACCGAAGGGTTCTACTACAAGCCCCGCATCGACAAGGACATCCTCCGCGAGCACAGCGAGGGCCTCATCGCCCTGTCGGCCTGCCTGGGCGGCGAGGTGCAGGCGCGCATCCTCCAGAACCGACTGGACCAGGCGGAGCGCGTCTCCCGTGATTTCCGCGACATCTTCGGCGAGGACTTCTACCTGGAGATCCAGGACCAGGGCTTCGACAAGGAGAGGGAGATCATCCCCTATCAGATGGAGCTGGCGAAGAAGCTGGGCATTCCCCTGGTGGCGACCAACGATGCCCACTACCTCAACCACGAGGACGCCGACCTGCACGACACGCTCCTGTGCATCGGCACCAAGACCACCAAGGCCAAGGAGAAGCGCATGCGCTTCTCCACCGATCAGTTCTTCGTGAAGACGCCCGAGGAGATGCGGGCCGTCTTCCCGGACCACCCGGAATACCTGGAACGCACCCTCGAGATCGCCGCCAAGATCGACCTCTTCCCCATCACGCGGAAGCCCGTCACGCCCCGCTTCCCGGTGCCCGAGGGCTACGATCTCGAATCCTACTTCCTGCATGTGGCGAAGGAGACTTTCGAGCAGCGTTTGGTGGAGTGCCGGCCTCTTTGGCAGGCAGGTGCGCTGAAGCACGCAGAGGATGAATACCGCGCGCGCCTGGCCTTCGAGCTCGACATGATCCTGAAGATGGGCTTCCCGGGCTACTTCCTCCTGGTCTGGGACTTCATCCGCAAGGCCCGGGAGATGGGCGTACCCGTGGGCCCCGGCCGCGGCTCGGCGGCGGGCAGCATCGTGGCCTGGTCCATGAAGATCACGGACATCGATCCTATGCAGTACGATCTGCTGTTCGAGCGCTTCCTGAACCCGGAGCGCGTGTCCATGCCCGATGTGGACATCGACTTCTGCCGCGACGGCCGGCAGAAGGTCATCGACTATGTCACCGAGAAGTACGGCCAGGACAAGGTGAGCAACATCGTCACCATCAACCAGCTCAAGACCAAGGCCGTGATCAAGGATGTGGCGCGGGTCTTCGAGAAGGATTTCGCCTTCGCCAACAACCTCACCAAGCTGGTGCCGCAGGAGCCCGGCAAGCCCATCACCGTCGGCGAGGCGCTCGAGAAGAGCGACAAGCTGCGCGAACTGTACGAGAGCGACCCCGAGGTGAGGAACATCCTCGACATCTCGGCGCGCCTCGAGGGCCTGTCCCGCAACACCGGCGTCCACGCGGCGGGGGTGATCATCGCGCCGGATGAGCTGACGCAGTTCGCGCCGCTCAGCATGGACAAGGACAAGAAGGTGATGGTGCAGTACACCATGATCGAGGCCGAGCGGGCGGGCCTGCTGAAGATGGACTTCCTGGGCCTGGAGACGCTCACTCAGATCGCGAAGACGCAGGAGGTCATCGCCCGGCGCCACGGCCAGCCCAAGGACATGACCACCATCCGCACCTTCGACGACCGGAAGACCTTCGAGCTCTTCGCCGCCGGGGACACGGACGGGGTCTTCCAGTTCGAGTCCGGGGGCATGAAGCAGCTGCTGCGCCAGCTGGGCCCCGACCGCTTCGACGATCTCATCGCGCTCAACGCTCTCTTCCGTCCCGGCCCCCTGGGCGCGGGCATGGGCACGACCTATGTGGAGCGCCGGCATGGCCGCGAGCCCGTGACCTACATGTTCCCGGATCTGGAGCCCATCCTCGCTCCCACCTACGGCGTGATCCTCTACCAGGAACAGGTCATGCAGATCGCCAGCCTCGTCGCCGGCTACTCCCTGGGCGAAGCCGACATGCTGCGCCGCGCCATGGGCAAGAAGGACAAAGAGAAGATGGCGAAGGAGAAGACCAAGTTCATCGAACAGGGCGCCGCCCGCGGCTACGACAAGGCCAAGGTCGCGGAGATGTTCGATCTCATCGAGTACTTCGCCGGCTACGGCTTCAACAAGAGCCACAGCGCCGCCTACGCCATGGTGGCCTACGAGACCGCCTACCTGAAGGCCAACTACCCCGTGGAGTTCATGGCGGGCCTGCTGTCCACCAAGTCGGGACGCACGGACGATGTGGCGAAGTATGTGCAGAACTGCCGGGAGCGGGGCATCGAGGTGCTGGGCCCCGACATCAACCAGTCGGCGCTGGACTTCACCGCCACCTCCGAACGGCAGATCCGCTTCGGATTTGCCGCGGTCAAAGGACTCGGGGAGGCGGCGCTCCAGGCCATCCTCGAGGCCCGCGAGGCCGAAGGCGGCTTCAAGGACCTCTTCCATGCGCTGAAGAGCACCGACCTGCAGAAGGCCAACCGCAAGGTGTGGGAATCCCTCATCAAGGCCGGGGCCTTCGACAGCCTGGAGCCCAACCGGGCCGCCCTCATCGAGGGCCTGCCCGGAGCGGTGTCCGCGGCCTCCCGCAGCGGCGGCGACGAGGGCATGACCAGCCTCTTCGACGACGCGGAGCTGGCCAGCCTCAGCGAAGATTGGCGCGTGCCCGAGAATGTCGAGCCCTGGGACCGCAAGACGCGGCTGGCCGCCGAACGGGAGGTGCTGGGCCTCTTCGTCAGCGGGCACCCCCTCGAGGAGTTCGCCGACGCCATCCAGGTGCACACCCACGGCACCCTGTCGAAGATCCTGGAGGATGTGGCCTCGGGCCGCCTGCGCGACCGGAATGAGGTGACGCTGGGTGCCATGGTCTCCACCGTGGCCTTCAAGACCAACCAGAAGGGCGAGCCCTGGGCCATCCTCCAGGTGGAGGATCCCGCCGGCAAGATGGAAGTGCTGCTCATGGCCAGTAAGTGGGACCCCGTCACCAAGAAGCCCGGCCGGCGGCCCTTCGAGCAGTACGGCCACCTCGCCCTGCCCGAGGCCATGCTGCGCATCACGGGCGAGCTGCGGGTGGAGACGATCCAGGCCAACGGCAACGGCAATGGCAACGGCGACTCCGAAGAAGAAGAGGAGCAGACCGTGGTGAAGGTCTTCGCCACCCTGCTCGAGCCCCTGGAACGCTTCCAGGGCCAGGGTTTCACGGGCGCCCTGGTGCGCCTGCCCCCAGGGGAATGCCCCCCGCGCCTGGCCGCCCTCCTGGGTGACCACCGGGGCGACCTCCCTGTGACCTTCGAATACCGCTCCAAGGAGGGCCTCGTGGCTCGCGTGAGGGCCAGCCGGGATCTGCGCCTGAAGCACGATCCCGACCTGGCGGAAAAGCTCGCCAAGGAAACGGGCTGCTCGCTGACCTGGACTTACTAG